A single Oncorhynchus nerka isolate Pitt River linkage group LG10, Oner_Uvic_2.0, whole genome shotgun sequence DNA region contains:
- the LOC115135140 gene encoding LOW QUALITY PROTEIN: bifunctional heparan sulfate N-deacetylase/N-sulfotransferase 2-like (The sequence of the model RefSeq protein was modified relative to this genomic sequence to represent the inferred CDS: inserted 1 base in 1 codon) produces the protein MVASLWKLVRGVRQLELHRLILALIVFCLFSMAFLAYYVSNSPKIKEAPPLPFSDCRGVPAAVGGGQQAPLFLPHSGRLRQVKAMDNSRTDTVVLVFVESIYSQLGQEIVAILESSHFSYRTEIAPGKGDMPTLTERNRGRYALVIYENLLKYVNLDAWNRDLLDKYCMEYSVGIIGFFKANENSLLSAQLKGFPLFLHSHLGLRDYRINHNAPLLYITRPNEVEQGPLPGDDWTVFQSNHSTYEPVLLASTKSSDALTHLGPLSAMHATVVQDLGLHDGIQRVLFGNNLSYWLHKLVFVDAIAYLTGKRLCLSLERHLLVDVDDIFVGKEGTRMKVTDVEALLNTQNKLRTLVPDFTFNLGFSGKFYHTGTDEEDRGDDMLLRHRNEFWWXPHMWSHMQPHLFHNVSVLAEQMRLNMLFAQEHGIPTDMGYAVAPHHSGVYPVHSQLYEAWKSVWGIKVTSTEEYPHLRPARYRRGFIHSGIQVLPRQTCGLFTHTIFYNEYPGGSKELDKSIRGGELFLTVLLNPISIFMTHLSNYGNDRLGLYTFESLVKFVQCWTNLRLQTLPPTQLADKYFQIFPEERDPLWQNPCQDKRHKDIWSKEKTCDRLPRFLVVGPQKTGTTALHSFLSLHPAITSSFPSPVTFEEIQFFSGPNYDNGIDWYMDFFPFPSNVSTDFMFEKSANYFDTEVAPKRAAALLSRAKILAVLINPVDRAYSWYQHQRAHQDPMAINHTFQEVVTAGPASPRELIILQRRCLKPGAYATHLERWLHHYQPSQVHIVDGSQLRSNPALVMEGIQRFLGVTPIFNYTQALTYDESKGFWCQRVEGGRPKCLGKSKGRKYPDMTPESRAFLTEHYREHNMELLRLLNRLGQPLPAWLREELQSSSWS, from the exons ATGGTGGCCAGCCTATGGAAGCTGGTGCGGGGCGTCAGGCAACTGGAGCTCCATCGCCTCATCCTGGCACTCATCGTCTTCTGCCTTTTCTCTATGGCTTTCCTGGCCTATTACGTCAGCAACAGCCCCAAGATCAAGGAGGCCCCCCCGCTGCCCTTCAGTGACTGTCGGGGGGTGCCGGCGGCTGTGGGAGGTGGGCAGCAGGCGCCCCTTTTCCTGCCTCACTCGGGTCGGCTGCGCCAGGTGAAGGCCATGGACAACTCTCGTACGGACACAGTGGTGCTGGTGTTTGTAGAGAGCATCTATTCTCAGCTGGGGCAGGAGATCGTAGCCATCCTGGAGTCCAGCCACTTTAGCTACCGCACCGAGATCGCCCCGGGGAAGGGAGACATGCCCACGCTAACGGAGCGCAACCGCGGACGCTATGCCCTGGTCATATACGAGAATTTGCTGAAGTATGTCAACCTGGATGCCTGGAACCGCGACCTGCTGGACAAGTACTGCATGGAGTACAGTGTAGGCATCATCGGTTTCTTCAAGGCCAACGAGAACTCGCTGCTCAGCGCACAGCTTaagggcttccctctcttcctgcaCTCACACCTGGGCCTGAGGGATTACCGAATCAACCACAACGCCCCACTGCTCTACATCACCAGACCCAACGAGGTGGAGCAGGGCCCCCTGCCCGGGGATGACTGGACCGTGTTCCAATCCAACCACTCCAcctatgagcctgtcctcctggCCAGCACCAAGTCCTCTGATGCCCTGACCCACCTGGGGCCGCTCAGTGCTATGCACGCCACCGTGGTCCAGGACCTGGGACTCCACGACGGCATCCAGAGGGTCCTGTTTGGAAACAACCTGTCCTACTGGCTGCACAAGCTGGTGTTTGTGGACGCCATCGCCTACCTGACGGGCAAGCGGCTCTGCCTCTCGCTGGAGCGCCACCTGCTGGTGGACGTGGACGATATCTTCGTGGGCAAGGAGGGCACCCGTATGAAGGTGACTGACGTAGAG GCCTTGCTCAATACTCAAAACAAGCTGCGAACGCTGGTCCCTGATTTCACCTTTAACCTCGGCTTCTCTGGAAAGTTCTACCACACAG gcacAGACGAGGAGGACCGGGGAGATGACATGCTGCTAAGACACAGAAACGAGTTCTGGT TTCCCCACATGTGGAGTCACATGCAGCCCCACCTGTTCCACAACGTCAGCGTGCTGGCTGAACAGATGAGGCTCAACATGCTGTTTGCCCAG gaACATGGGATCCCTACAGACATGGGCTATGCTGTGGCCCCCCACCACTCGGGGGTCTACCCTGTCCACAGCCAGCTGTACGAGGCCTGGAAGTCAGTGTGGGGAATCAAGGTGACCAGCACAGAGGAGTACCCCCACCTCAGACCTGCCCGCTACCGCAGGGGCTTCATCCACAGTGGCATCCAG GTGTTACCCAGACAGACATGTGGCCTCTTCACTCACACTATCTTCTATAACGAGTACCCAGGAGGCTCCAAAGAGCTGGACAAGAGCATCAGGGGAGGAGAGCTGTTCCTCACCGTCCTCCTCAACCCT ATCAGCATCTTCATGACCCACCTGTCTAACTACGGGAATGACCGGCTGGGCCTGTACACCTTTGAGTCCCTGGTGAAGTTTGTTCAGTGTTGGACCAACCTGCGGCTGCAGACCCTGCCCCCCACGCAGCTGGCTGACAAATACTTCCAGATCTTCCCTGAGGAGAGGGACCCCCTCTGGCAG AACCCATGTCAGGACAAGAGGCATAAAGACATCTGGTCGAAGGAAAAGACCTGTGATAGACTACCCAGGTTCTTGGTCGTAGGCCCACAGAAAACAG GCACCACAGCCCTGCACTCATTCCTGAGCCTCCACCCTGCCATCACCAGTAGCTTCCCCAGTCCTGTCACCTTTGAGGAGATCCAATTCTTTAGCGGGCCCAACTACGACAACGGCATTGACTG gtACATGGACTTCTTCCCCTTCCCATCGAATGTCAGCACAGACTTCATGTTTGAGAAAAGTGCCAACTACTTTGACACAGAGGTAGCCCCTAAGAGAGCGGCGGCCCTGCTGTCCCGGGCCAAGATCCTGGCTGTGCTCATCAACCCAGTGGACCGCGCCTACTCCTGGTACCAG CACCAGCGGGCTCATCAGGACCCAATGGCCATCAACCACACATTCCAGGAGGTGGTGACAGCGGGGCCTGCCTCCCCCCGAGAGCTGATCATCCTGCAGAGACGCTGCCTTAAACCTGGGGCCTACGCCACCCACCTGGAGCGCTGGCTACACCACTACCAGCCCAGCCAG GTGCACATAGTGGACGGGTCCCAGCTGCGTTCCAACCCTGCCCTGGTCATGGAGGGCATCCAGAGGTTCCTGGGGGTCACACCCATCTTCAACTACACTCAGGCTCTGACATACGATGAAAGTAAAGGGTTCTGGTGCCAGCGGGTGGAAGGTGGACGACCCAAGTGTCTTGGCAAGAGTAAAGGCAGGAAATACCCTGACATGACCCCTGAG TCGCGTGCCTTCCTGACGGAGCATTACCGGGAGCACAACATGGAGCTGCTGAGGCTGCTGAACCGGCTGGGCCAGCCCCTGCCCGCCTGGCTAAGAGAGGAGCTGCAGAGCTCCAGCTGGAGCTGA